One Gadus morhua chromosome 1, gadMor3.0, whole genome shotgun sequence DNA segment encodes these proteins:
- the slc66a1 gene encoding lysosomal amino acid transporter 1 homolog, with translation MTNMQGAEVLARGSFGWAIDDGGNFSTICPNGSEWVWEGLKECAQDSRDMASVFLGLISIVCFMGSSMPQYYSSCKTGNMDQALSIWFLLLWLGGDVCNLVGSFLADQLPLQTYTAIYYVLADLMIIGLYVYYRSQNRRRQGGSPARRVLNVVGVACVLGLLGHLGPLASPALHQETLADGFKGRALLWTADPSAPGIRAFTTKEIIGFSIGSISSLLYLCSRLPQMYTNYTRKSTEGVSYYLFALVILGNTMYGLSVLLKNPDRGQGEGSYVIHHLPWLIGSLGTLALDLAITLQFIIYRPKHPSVHDDEISPLLGSGGK, from the exons ATGACG aaCATGCAGGGTGCTGAAGTCCTTGCCCGAGGGTCGTTCGGCTGGGCCATAGACGACGGCGGCAACTTCTCTACGATTTGTCCCAACGGCTCCGAATGGGTATGGGAAGGACTTAAGGAATGTGCACAGGACTCCAGGGACATGGCCAGTGTGTTCCTGGGTCTCATCTCCATCGTCTGCTTCATGGGCTCTTCCATGCC CCAGTACTACAGCTCTTGTAAGACTGGGAACATGGACCAGGCGCTCTCAATCTGGTTCCTGCTGCTGTGGTTGGGCGGAGACGTCTGTAACCTGGTGGGCTCGTTCCTCGCCGACCAGCTGCCCCTACAG ACCTACACGGCCATCTATTACGTTCTGGCGGACCTGATGATCATCGGGCTGTATGTCTACTACAGGAGCCAGAACCGCAGGCGTCAGG GCGGCTCCCCTGCTAGGAGGGTTCTGAAcgtggtgggcgtggcctgtgtCCTGGGTCTGCTCGGTCACCTGGGACCCCTGGCAAGCCCGGCGCTGCATCAGGAGACCCTGGCAGACGGGTTCAAAGGTCGCGCCTTGTTGTGGACGGCTGACCCAAGCGCTCCAGGCATTCGG GCCTTCACCACCAAGGAGATCATCGGCTTCTCCATCGGATccatctcctccctgctctACCTCTGCTCCAGACTGCCCCAGATGTACACCAAC TACACGCGGAAGTCGACGGAGGGCGTGTCGTACTACCTGTTCGCGCTGGTCATCCTGGGCAACACCATGTACGGTCTGAGCGTGCTCCTGAAGAACCCGGACCGCGGGCAGGGCGAGGGCAGCTACGTCATACACCACCTACCCTGGCTCATCGGCAGCCTGGGAACCCTGGCCCTCGACCTCGCT ATCACGTTACAGTTTATAATCTACCGGCCCAAGCACCCATCTGTCCACGATGACGAAATCAGTCCCCTACTGGGCTCCGGTGGGAAGTAG